A region of Centropristis striata isolate RG_2023a ecotype Rhode Island chromosome 17, C.striata_1.0, whole genome shotgun sequence DNA encodes the following proteins:
- the LOC131990120 gene encoding zinc finger protein 239-like: MEQNQDPEDSSRPAAGSDSTDVQSLGALTANTLSPFVFSLWNSQETSEGLKVQTANEKLRGAGHRVTQQHNRVLFKRKPGPGPGPAAHSGMEQNQDPEDSSRPAAGSDSTDVQEGRERLKRHHCQLCDKTYSTAGGLKVHLRIHTGERPYSCDQCGKTFNEKQSLRKHQRIHTGEKPYSCDQCGHAFSLLQSLRDHQRIHTGEKPHSCDQCGKTFSCLQGLRQHHRIHTGEKPHSCDQCGNAFSRLNSLRSHQRIHTGEKPYSCDQCGKTFSHSNSLEYHRRIHTGEKPYWCDQCGKTFSQSSNLKTHQWVHTGEKP, from the exons AGCCTCGGGGCCCTGACTGCCAACACTCTGTCCCCCTTTGTTTTCAGCCTCTGGAACAGTCAGGAGACCTCTGAGGGTCTCAAAGTACAGACTG CCAATGAAAAGCTACGGGGGGCGGGGCATAGAGTCACCCAGCAACACAACAGAGTCCTCTTCAAACggaaaccaggaccaggaccaggaccggcAGCACACAGCGGAATGGAGCAGAACCAGGACCCGGAGGACTCCAGTAGACCAGCAGCAGGCTCTGATAGCACCGATGTTCAG gaaggaagagagagactcAAACGGCAccactgtcagctctgtgacaaaACCTACTCAACAGCTGGAGGTTTAAAGGTTCATCTccgcatccatactggagagagaccttacagctgtgaccaatgtgggaagacttttaatgaaaaacagagCCTGAGAAAACATCAacgcatccacactggagagaaaccttacagctgtgaccaatgtgggcaTGCTTTCAGTCTACTACAGAGCCTGAGAGATCATCAACGCATCCATACCGGAGAGAAACCtcacagctgtgaccaatgtgggaagaCTTTCTCCTGCTTACAAGGCCTAAGACAACATCAccgcatccatactggagagaaacctcacagctgtgaccagtgtgggaatgcTTTCAGTCGACTAAACAGCCTGAGAAGTCATCAacgcatccatactggagagaaaccttacagctgtgaccaatgtggaaaaactttttctcacagtAACAGCCTTGAATACCACCGacgcatccacactggagagaagccgtactggtgtgaccaatgtgggaaaaccTTTTCTCAGAGTTCTAACCTTAAAACTCATCAAtgggttcacactggagagaaaccctag
- the LOC131990121 gene encoding zinc finger protein OZF-like encodes MISVHGSANEKLRGAGHRVSLQHNRVLFKRKPGPGPAAHSGMEQNQDPEDSSRPAAGSDSTDVQFLVLVCSLKASCDSLTVTANEKLRGAGHRVSLQHNRVLFKRKPGPGPAAHSGMEQNQDPEDSSRPAAGSDSTDVQEGRERLKRHHCQLCDKTYSTAGSLKVHLRIHTGERPYSCHQCGNAFSQLQNLRNHLHIHTGEKPYSCDQCMKTFNQKHHLRYHQRIHTGEKPYSCDHCGNAFSRLQNLRSHQRIHTGEKTYSCDQCGNAFSQIQSLRDHQRIHTGEKPYSCDKCGNAFSRLGSLRSHQRIHTGEKPYGCDQCGNAFSQLQNLRSHRRIHTVEKPYSCDQCGKTFSHSSNLEVHRRIHTGEKPYWCDQCGKKFSHNNSLEFHRRIHTGEKPYWCDQCGKTFSQSSHLKTHQRVHTGEKP; translated from the exons ATGATCAGCGTTCATGGCTCAGCCAATGAGAAGCTGCGGGGGGCGGGGCATAGAGTCAGCCTGCAACACAACAGAGTCCTCTTCAAACggaaaccaggaccaggaccggcAGCACACAGCGGAATGGAGCAGAACCAGGACCCGGAGGACTCCAGTAGACCAGCAGCAGGCTCTGATAGCACCGATGTTCAG TTCCTGGTGTTGGTCTGTTCTCTTAAAGCCTCCTGTGACTCCCTCACTGTCACAG CCAATGAGAAGCTGCGGGGGGCGGGGCATAGAGTCAGCCTGCAACACAACAGAGTCCTCTTCAAACggaaaccaggaccaggaccggcAGCACACAGCGGAATGGAGCAGAACCAGGACCCGGAGGACTCCAGTAGACCAGCAGCAGGCTCTGATAGCACCGATGTTCAG gaaggaagagagagactcAAACGGCAccactgtcagctctgtgacaaaACCTACTCAACAGCTGGAAGTTTAAAGGTTCATCTccgcatccatactggagagagaCCTTACAGCTGTCACCAGTGTGGGAATGCTTTCAGTCAACTACAGAACCTGAGAAATCATCTCCAcatccacactggagagaaaccttacagctgtgaccaatgtatGAAGACTTTCAATCAGAAACACCACCTGAGATATCATCAacgcatccacactggagagaaaccctacAGCTGTGACCATTGTGGGAATGCTTTCAGTCGACTACAGAACCTGAGAAGTCATCAacgcatccacactggagagaaaacttacagctgtgaccaatgtgggaatgcTTTCAGTCAAATACAGAGCTTGAGAGATCATCAacgcatccacactggagagaaaccttacagctgtgacaaGTGTGGGAATGCTTTCAGTCGACTAGGTAGCCTGAGAAGTCATCAacgcatccacactggagagaaaccctacggctgtgaccagtgtgggaatgcTTTCAGTCAACTACAGAACCTGAGAAGTCATCGACGCATCCACACTgtagagaaaccttacagctgtgaccagtgtggaaaaactttttctcacagtTCTAACCTTGAAGTCCACCGacgcatccacactggagagaagccatactggtgtgaccaatgtgggaaaaaaTTTTCTCACAATAATAGCCTTGAATTCCACCGacgcatccacactggagagaagccgtactggtgtgaccaatgtgggaaaaccTTTTCTCAGAGTTCTCACCTTAAAACTCACCAacgggttcacactggagagaaaccctag